One region of Primulina tabacum isolate GXHZ01 chromosome 1, ASM2559414v2, whole genome shotgun sequence genomic DNA includes:
- the LOC142520148 gene encoding syntaxin-61-like: MSSAQDPFYIVKEEIQDSIDKLLSKFHQWERMHSDGGEQLHLSKELLAGCESIEWQVDELNKTIAVAARDPALYGINEVELDKRRIWTSNARSQVGMMKKSVVTGKELNGTSTSNVNGMRHELMRMPDSRQTDRNQYIAHSNNDFISSESDRQLLLIRRQDEELDELSASVERIGGVGLTIHEELLAQEKIIDELGTEMDSTSNRLDFVQKKVAMVMKKASVKGQLMMILFLLVLFIILFVLVFFT; this comes from the exons ATGTCTTCAGCTCAAGACCCGTTTTACATTGTGAAAGAGGAGATTCAGGATTCT ATTGATAAATTGCTCTCAAAGTTTCATCAATGGGAACGAATGCATTCGGACGGTGGTGAGCAGCTGCATCTCTCTAAGGAGCTTCTTGCTGGTTGCGAGAGCATTGAGTGGCAG GTGGATGAGTTGAACAAGACAATTGCCGTTGCAGCAAGAGATCCTGCACTATATGGTATCAATGAAGTGGAGCTTgataaaaggagaatatggacTAGCAATGCTCGTTCTCAG GTGGGAATGATGAAGAAATCAGTCGTGACTGGAAAGGAGTTGAATGGGACAAGCACTTCTAATGTCAATGGTATGCGGCATGAGCTTATGAGGATGCCCGATTCGCGTCAAACTGATAGGAACCAGTACATTGCACACAGTAACAATGATTTCATATCATCAGAATCAGATAGACAACTACTTCTGATAAG GAGACAGGACGAGGAGTTAGATGAACTAAGCGCCAGTGTTGAAAGAATTGGAGGTGTTGGGCTCACAATACATGAAGAGCTCCTTGCTCAA GAAAAAATTATTGATGAATTGGGCACAGAGATGGACAGCACATCAAATCGTCTCGATTTTGTTCAG AAAAAGGTCGCCATGGTAATGAAGAAGGCTAGTGTGAAGGGACAACTaatgatgattttatttttactcGTTTTATTTATCATTCTTTTCGTTCTGGTCTTCTTCACGTAG